In Rhodospirillales bacterium, the following proteins share a genomic window:
- a CDS encoding DUF3500 domain-containing protein translates to MLIYLLGAAIVVAAVFLGLLFRPDIAAQIFFGAAPAPVEMNLRPTHDVPVPDEKSAAIVAAARVFLESLDADQRQAATYQFTDNAQRSNWSNFPEGMVPRGGVKLGALSALQRENLDRLLGELLSEDGVRNIIWQLAAEDLLVLGDVFGVMKYGSEHYCAAFLGEPSTTEPWMFQFGGHHLAINATVFGPNVSFSPMLTGGQPLHLRHDGDDVFITQRETAAAQAFMDSLTDEQRGQAVRAEKPIDLLLGPGKYGATVAPEGIRGSELTTVQRTLLLEVIESRLRFFNDDDYAERMKTVVAEIDDTYFGWWGQQDVMGAVYFRVTSPSLVLEYASQDDDGTADHAHSMYRKLDNDYGAAWIGAE, encoded by the coding sequence GTGCTGATCTACCTGCTCGGTGCAGCGATTGTCGTTGCCGCAGTCTTCCTCGGCCTGTTGTTTCGCCCCGATATTGCTGCGCAGATCTTTTTTGGCGCGGCTCCTGCACCGGTGGAGATGAACCTCAGGCCCACTCACGATGTGCCGGTGCCGGATGAGAAGTCCGCGGCCATTGTCGCGGCCGCCAGGGTCTTTCTGGAATCGCTGGACGCCGATCAGAGACAGGCGGCGACGTATCAGTTTACCGACAACGCACAGCGCTCAAACTGGTCCAACTTCCCTGAGGGCATGGTGCCGCGCGGTGGCGTGAAACTCGGTGCGCTCTCGGCATTGCAGCGGGAGAACCTCGACAGGCTACTCGGGGAACTTCTGAGTGAGGACGGCGTCAGAAACATCATTTGGCAGTTGGCCGCGGAAGACCTGCTGGTCTTGGGAGACGTGTTCGGCGTCATGAAATACGGCAGTGAACACTATTGCGCCGCATTTCTCGGTGAACCGTCCACTACGGAGCCCTGGATGTTCCAGTTCGGCGGACACCATCTCGCGATCAACGCCACCGTATTCGGGCCGAACGTCTCCTTTTCGCCGATGCTGACCGGCGGCCAGCCGCTGCATCTGCGCCACGATGGTGACGACGTCTTCATTACGCAGAGGGAGACTGCGGCGGCGCAAGCGTTCATGGATAGCCTGACGGACGAACAGAGAGGACAAGCCGTTCGAGCTGAGAAGCCCATCGACCTCCTGCTGGGGCCCGGAAAGTACGGCGCGACCGTCGCGCCGGAAGGCATCAGGGGCAGCGAACTGACCACGGTGCAGAGAACGCTGCTCCTGGAGGTGATCGAGTCCCGCCTGCGTTTCTTCAACGATGACGACTATGCCGAACGCATGAAGACCGTGGTGGCTGAGATCGACGACACGTACTTTGGCTGGTGGGGGCAGCAGGACGTCATGGGCGCCGTGTATTTCCGCGTGACCAGCCCGTCCCTGGTGCTCGAATACGCCTCGCAAGACGACGACGGCACCGCGGATCACGCGCACAGCATGTATCGCAAGCTTGACAACGACTACGGCGCCGCGTGGATCGGTGCCGAGTAG